A region of Deinococcus planocerae DNA encodes the following proteins:
- a CDS encoding nuclear transport factor 2 family protein codes for MSRALLEADFAALNARDGEGFAALFTPDVRYEVPQTGEVVGGPVNVAAFDHKCPGEWSIEVRRALADEVLGLAETQRAVVVHEDRDGLISRITDCWPGPYDPPAFRAGWPETRREE; via the coding sequence GTGAGCCGCGCCCTGCTGGAGGCCGACTTCGCCGCCCTGAACGCGCGGGACGGGGAGGGATTCGCGGCCCTCTTCACCCCCGACGTGCGCTACGAGGTGCCGCAGACCGGGGAGGTCGTGGGGGGTCCGGTGAACGTCGCCGCCTTCGACCACAAATGCCCGGGCGAGTGGAGCATCGAGGTCCGCCGCGCCCTGGCCGACGAGGTTCTGGGCCTGGCCGAGACGCAGCGGGCCGTCGTCGTCCACGAGGACCGGGACGGGTTGATTTCCCGCATCACCGACTGTTGGCCCGGTCCCTACGACCCGCCCGCCTTCCGCGCGGGGTGGCCGGAGACCCGGCGGGAGGAGTAG
- a CDS encoding RidA family protein, whose amino-acid sequence MRRNIGGSSPWESVVGYSRAVRVGNVVHVAGTTATVDGEVVAVGDAYGQTRAALEIITGALREAGAGPEHVVRTRMYVTDIGQWEAVGRAHGEVFGSVRPAASLVQVAALIDPRHLVEIEAEAILPEGA is encoded by the coding sequence ATGAGGCGAAACATCGGCGGCTCGTCGCCCTGGGAGAGCGTGGTCGGGTACTCGCGCGCGGTGCGGGTGGGCAACGTCGTTCACGTCGCGGGCACGACCGCCACCGTGGACGGCGAGGTGGTCGCCGTCGGGGACGCCTACGGGCAGACGCGGGCGGCGCTGGAGATCATCACCGGGGCGCTGCGGGAGGCCGGGGCGGGCCCGGAACACGTCGTCCGCACCCGGATGTACGTGACCGACATCGGGCAGTGGGAGGCCGTCGGGCGGGCGCACGGGGAGGTCTTCGGCTCCGTCCGCCCCGCCGCGAGCCTGGTGCAGGTCGCGGCGCTGATCGACCCCCGGCACCTCGTCGAGATCGAGGCGGAAGCGATCCTGCCGGAGGGCGCGTGA
- a CDS encoding aldo/keto reductase, producing MLDAAWAAGIRYFDAARSYGRAEEFLGGWLRERGHGAAVGSKWGYTYTAGWRTDAETHEVKDHSPATLERQWPETQEALGRRPDVYLIHSATLETGVLEEGRVLARLADLAARGVRVGLSTSGPTQEATLRRALEVRVDGVNPLSVVQATWNLLDPSAQEALEGAHAAGWGVVVKEGVANGRLTARGTPPPALAEVCAELGTTPDALALAAVLAQPWADVVLSGATTARQLGSNLRAPTLNLTPGHLDALRPLAQPPAAYWRERAALPWT from the coding sequence GTGCTGGACGCGGCCTGGGCGGCGGGGATTCGGTACTTCGACGCCGCGCGCAGCTACGGGCGGGCCGAGGAGTTCCTGGGCGGCTGGCTCCGCGAGCGGGGACACGGGGCCGCCGTGGGGAGCAAGTGGGGCTACACCTACACGGCGGGCTGGCGCACGGACGCCGAGACGCACGAGGTCAAGGACCACTCCCCCGCCACCCTGGAGCGGCAGTGGCCGGAGACGCAGGAGGCGCTGGGCCGCCGCCCCGACGTGTACCTGATCCACTCGGCGACGCTGGAGACGGGCGTGCTGGAGGAGGGACGGGTACTCGCCCGGCTCGCGGACCTCGCCGCGCGGGGCGTGCGGGTGGGGCTGAGCACGAGCGGCCCCACGCAGGAGGCCACGCTGCGGCGGGCGCTGGAAGTCCGGGTGGACGGCGTAAATCCCCTCAGCGTGGTGCAGGCGACCTGGAACCTGCTCGACCCCTCGGCGCAGGAGGCGCTCGAGGGGGCCCACGCGGCGGGCTGGGGCGTGGTCGTCAAGGAGGGGGTGGCGAACGGGCGATTGACCGCGCGGGGGACTCCTCCGCCCGCCCTGGCGGAGGTGTGCGCCGAGTTGGGGACGACTCCGGACGCGCTGGCCCTCGCCGCGGTCCTCGCGCAGCCCTGGGCGGACGTGGTGCTCAGCGGGGCGACCACGGCCCGGCAACTGGGCAGCAACCTGCGCGCCCCGACCCTGAACCTCACCCCCGGGCACCTGGACGCCCTGCGCCCACTCGCCCAGCCCCCGGCGGCCTACTGGCGGGAGCGGGCGGCCCTCCCGTGGACGTGA
- a CDS encoding HepT-like ribonuclease domain-containing protein, which translates to MPPSSAPLFPDLRLPTVARELRGAEARWRAVGVARVRVFGSVARGEAGEASDIDLLVDFAPGRPVGLLDLMRAKEVFEDLLRRRVDVMTEGALGPPLRGEILEDAVDVFDPGPPPRPSHRPKRWRWRVFDLLGAVDRVADDTRGHTLTTFLADERAWDAVLHNLARLGETTKFIPQAVQDTHPELPWALLRDVRNLVAHDYFGIDPALVWHTARVDLPALRPALQALADGEDVRRRAE; encoded by the coding sequence ATGCCTCCTTCCTCCGCTCCGCTTTTCCCCGACCTGCGCCTGCCCACCGTCGCCCGGGAACTGCGCGGGGCAGAGGCGCGGTGGCGCGCGGTCGGCGTCGCCCGGGTGCGGGTCTTCGGCTCGGTGGCGCGGGGAGAGGCGGGCGAGGCTTCCGACATCGACCTGCTCGTGGACTTCGCGCCGGGCCGCCCGGTGGGCCTGCTCGACCTGATGCGCGCCAAGGAGGTGTTCGAGGACCTGCTGCGGCGCCGGGTGGACGTGATGACCGAGGGCGCCCTGGGGCCGCCCCTGCGCGGCGAGATTCTGGAGGACGCGGTGGACGTCTTCGACCCCGGCCCGCCGCCCCGGCCCTCGCACCGCCCGAAGCGTTGGCGCTGGCGGGTGTTCGACCTGCTGGGCGCCGTGGACCGGGTGGCCGACGACACGCGCGGGCACACCCTGACGACCTTCCTCGCCGACGAACGCGCCTGGGACGCCGTGCTGCACAACCTCGCGCGCCTGGGTGAGACCACGAAATTCATCCCCCAGGCTGTGCAGGACACCCACCCTGAACTCCCCTGGGCCCTCCTGCGCGACGTGCGCAACCTCGTGGCCCACGACTACTTCGGCATCGACCCCGCCCTCGTGTGGCACACGGCGCGGGTGGACCTCCCGGCGCTGCGGCCTGCCCTCCAGGCGCTCGCCGACGGGGAGGACGTCCGGCGAAGAGCCGAGTAG
- a CDS encoding 4'-phosphopantetheinyl transferase superfamily protein: protein MIVAIGHDLIEIERIRGLLRREGERALKLFAPTELAYCARLADPAPSFAARFAAKEAFQKVWPRPHGWRDVWVERGRTPDGPFPFAPPVLGFCPEIARELEARGWVAHLTLTHTKEHASAVVVLEAREPARG, encoded by the coding sequence ATGATCGTCGCCATCGGACACGACCTGATCGAGATCGAGCGCATCCGGGGCCTCTTGAGGCGCGAGGGCGAGCGGGCCTTGAAGCTCTTCGCCCCCACCGAACTCGCCTACTGCGCCCGGCTCGCCGACCCCGCCCCCAGCTTCGCCGCCCGCTTCGCCGCCAAGGAGGCCTTCCAGAAGGTCTGGCCGCGCCCCCACGGCTGGCGCGACGTGTGGGTCGAGCGAGGGCGCACGCCGGACGGCCCCTTCCCCTTCGCGCCCCCCGTGCTGGGCTTTTGCCCCGAGATCGCGCGGGAGCTGGAGGCGCGCGGCTGGGTCGCGCACCTGACCCTGACCCACACCAAGGAGCACGCCTCGGCGGTCGTGGTGCTGGAGGCGCGGGAGCCAGCGCGCGGGTGA
- a CDS encoding HAD family hydrolase, translated as MIRLIATDLDGTLLRPDGTVSARTRAALGAARAAGLQVVPVTARQPRGVRRIAGAAGLTEYALCANGAYGVHLGTGETLFEAQVTVAAQRTLAQALTRRGPGVLFLSVRQGGEVYVAQEGYAAVARFEDHNREPAELGTHALDDVLAAPSLKLIVRHATLTPRELLAELRALNLGGFAVTHSGAPFLEVLAEGVGKAWGLTLLCGRLGVAREEVLAFGDAPNDAEMLAWAGRGVAVANAHPEALEAADEVTLSNAEDGVARVIERLTAQSSAG; from the coding sequence GTGATCCGCCTGATCGCCACCGACCTCGACGGCACCCTGCTGCGCCCCGACGGGACGGTGAGCGCCCGGACGCGGGCGGCCCTCGGCGCGGCGCGGGCGGCGGGCCTCCAGGTCGTGCCCGTCACGGCCCGGCAGCCGCGTGGGGTCCGCCGGATCGCGGGGGCGGCGGGATTGACCGAATACGCCCTGTGCGCCAACGGGGCGTACGGCGTCCACCTGGGCACGGGCGAGACGCTGTTCGAGGCGCAGGTGACCGTCGCGGCGCAGCGCACACTCGCCCAGGCGCTGACGAGGCGGGGGCCGGGCGTGCTGTTCCTCAGCGTGCGGCAGGGGGGCGAGGTGTACGTCGCGCAGGAGGGGTACGCCGCCGTTGCCCGCTTCGAGGACCACAACCGCGAGCCCGCCGAGCTGGGCACCCACGCCCTCGACGACGTGCTCGCCGCCCCCAGCCTCAAACTCATCGTGCGGCACGCGACCCTCACGCCGCGCGAGCTGCTCGCCGAGCTGCGCGCCCTCAACCTCGGGGGCTTCGCGGTGACCCACTCCGGCGCCCCCTTTCTGGAGGTGCTGGCCGAGGGGGTGGGCAAGGCGTGGGGCCTGACCCTCCTGTGCGGGCGGCTGGGGGTCGCGCGGGAGGAGGTGCTGGCCTTCGGGGACGCCCCCAACGACGCGGAGATGCTCGCCTGGGCCGGGCGCGGTGTGGCGGTGGCGAACGCCCACCCGGAGGCGCTGGAGGCGGCGGACGAGGTGACCCTCTCCAACGCCGAGGACGGGGTGGCCCGCGTGATCGAACGGTTAACGGCCCAATCGTCGGCGGGCTGA
- a CDS encoding MDR family MFS transporter, with the protein MNALTLSARDKTLAFVGILTVLFLSSLNLTVVGSAMPRVISDLGGFHLYAWAFTAYSLATTVTIPIVGTVSDRYGRRPLLLAGIAVFALGSVLLGLAQNMGQLIALRALQGVGGGTLMAMSFTAIADLFTPAERGRYQGYTGAVWGVSSVVGPLVGGFLTDHLGWRSVFFVNLPFAVLAAFFIARFFRLPAPGARGHFDGLGALLLGGAVTTLTLALSWGGGAYAWASPQILGLLGATVGLGLWYGGHSRAQERPILDLRLLRDPAISLASLAGFLTSAGMYAAVLYLPLYMQGVKAASASGSGLALAPLMFGMIVTSTLSGQLVSRTGRYKGLILGGALVATVALLLSSTLGTATPLWIAVGLMVLLGIGLGPVNSQLTLAVQNAAPRQQLGSATSGNQFFRQIGGTLAVSLFGALVNAQLAGNLAARLPEEARSLPAPLREAIANPNLLTSPEATARLQGALTRLGAPDLFGPVMAALRGVMTTAIDHVFLIAGVLVGLAFLVTLALPERPLAGRSAAPRREEGAPATD; encoded by the coding sequence GTGAACGCGCTGACCCTCTCCGCCCGGGACAAGACGCTCGCCTTCGTGGGCATCCTGACCGTGCTCTTCCTGAGCAGCCTCAACCTCACGGTGGTGGGCAGCGCCATGCCGCGCGTGATCAGCGACCTGGGCGGCTTTCACCTGTACGCCTGGGCCTTCACGGCGTATTCGCTCGCCACGACGGTCACCATCCCCATCGTCGGCACGGTGAGCGACCGCTACGGGCGGCGTCCGCTGCTGCTCGCGGGGATCGCCGTCTTCGCCCTGGGGAGCGTGCTGCTGGGCCTCGCGCAGAATATGGGCCAGCTCATCGCCCTGCGCGCCCTGCAAGGCGTGGGCGGCGGCACCCTGATGGCGATGAGCTTCACGGCCATCGCGGACCTCTTCACCCCCGCCGAGCGCGGGCGCTACCAGGGCTACACGGGCGCGGTCTGGGGGGTGAGCAGCGTGGTGGGGCCGCTCGTCGGCGGCTTTCTCACCGACCACCTGGGGTGGCGCAGCGTGTTTTTCGTGAACCTGCCCTTCGCGGTGCTCGCGGCGTTCTTCATCGCGCGCTTCTTCCGGCTGCCCGCGCCCGGCGCCCGGGGGCACTTCGACGGCCTCGGCGCCCTGTTGCTCGGCGGGGCGGTGACCACCCTCACGCTCGCGCTCTCGTGGGGCGGAGGCGCGTACGCCTGGGCCAGCCCGCAGATCCTGGGGCTGCTGGGGGCGACGGTCGGCCTCGGGCTGTGGTACGGGGGGCACAGCCGGGCGCAGGAGCGGCCCATCCTCGACCTGCGGCTGTTGCGTGACCCGGCGATCTCCCTCGCCTCGCTGGCGGGCTTCCTGACGAGCGCGGGGATGTACGCGGCGGTGCTGTACCTGCCGCTCTACATGCAGGGGGTCAAGGCGGCCTCGGCGAGCGGCAGCGGCCTGGCGCTCGCGCCCCTGATGTTCGGGATGATCGTGACGAGCACCCTCAGCGGTCAGCTCGTCAGCCGCACCGGGCGGTACAAGGGGCTGATTCTCGGCGGCGCGCTCGTCGCCACGGTCGCCTTGCTGCTGAGTTCGACGCTGGGCACGGCGACGCCGCTGTGGATCGCGGTCGGGCTGATGGTCCTGCTCGGCATCGGGCTGGGGCCCGTCAACAGCCAGCTCACGCTCGCCGTGCAAAACGCCGCGCCCCGGCAGCAGCTCGGCAGCGCCACGAGCGGCAACCAGTTCTTCCGGCAGATCGGCGGCACCCTGGCGGTCAGCCTCTTCGGGGCGCTCGTGAACGCCCAGCTCGCGGGGAACCTGGCGGCCCGCCTGCCCGAGGAGGCCCGGTCGCTGCCCGCGCCGCTTCGGGAGGCCATCGCCAACCCCAACCTCCTCACCAGCCCGGAGGCGACCGCCCGGCTCCAGGGGGCCCTGACGCGCCTCGGAGCCCCCGACCTCTTCGGCCCCGTCATGGCGGCGCTGCGGGGGGTCATGACGACCGCCATCGACCACGTATTCCTGATCGCGGGGGTGCTCGTCGGCCTCGCCTTCCTCGTCACGCTGGCGCTGCCCGAGCGGCCCCTCGCCGGGCGGTCCGCCGCTCCTCGCCGCGAGGAGGGTGCGCCCGCCACCGACTGA
- a CDS encoding MarR family winged helix-turn-helix transcriptional regulator, translating to MNHASPSHPELYDLVRLTLRLSRRFLSALDEPLEAALGLNTKELLVLAAIMDGAGTPGAVAERQRLPAPTVTRIVTKLVGRGLVERVTDPGDLRRQRLRLTPQGEATRGRTRATAQDIVDAHFGALPAEHVGAALAALRALEADLRAAPTTGEALA from the coding sequence ATGAACCACGCCTCCCCCTCCCACCCCGAGCTGTACGACCTCGTGCGGCTGACCCTGCGGCTCTCAAGGCGCTTTCTCTCCGCGCTCGACGAGCCGCTTGAAGCGGCCCTCGGGCTGAACACCAAGGAACTGCTCGTGCTGGCCGCAATCATGGACGGGGCGGGCACGCCGGGCGCCGTCGCCGAACGCCAGCGTCTTCCCGCCCCGACCGTCACGCGGATCGTCACGAAACTCGTCGGGCGGGGGCTGGTGGAGCGGGTAACCGACCCCGGCGACCTGCGGCGGCAGCGCTTGCGCCTGACGCCCCAGGGCGAGGCCACCCGGGGCCGCACCCGCGCGACCGCGCAGGACATCGTGGACGCGCACTTCGGGGCGCTGCCCGCCGAGCACGTCGGCGCCGCGCTGGCTGCCCTCAGGGCGCTCGAAGCCGACCTCCGGGCCGCCCCGACCACGGGGGAGGCCCTGGCGTGA
- a CDS encoding NUDIX domain-containing protein, with protein sequence MTHLIVWLVVRDSSGRVLLGRRSGTTFADGLWNLPGGAVEPGESLTRAAIREVWEEVGLRVEAADLRPLGVSRYDVLGLHGPVQGVDFLFLADRWEGEPTPLEKTSETGWFGPEALPHDCLPWLPGVLNAHLLGGAWLTEQVGSVESLRAYPET encoded by the coding sequence ATGACCCATCTCATCGTGTGGCTGGTCGTGCGTGACTCCTCGGGACGGGTGCTGCTGGGGCGCCGCTCGGGAACGACCTTCGCCGACGGCCTGTGGAATCTCCCCGGCGGGGCCGTGGAACCGGGCGAGAGCCTGACCCGGGCGGCCATCCGGGAGGTGTGGGAGGAGGTGGGCCTGCGGGTGGAGGCCGCCGACCTCCGACCGCTCGGGGTCAGCCGCTACGACGTGCTGGGGCTGCACGGCCCGGTGCAGGGGGTGGACTTCCTCTTTCTCGCCGACCGCTGGGAGGGCGAGCCGACCCCCCTGGAGAAGACCTCCGAGACGGGCTGGTTCGGTCCCGAAGCCCTGCCGCACGACTGCCTGCCCTGGCTGCCGGGCGTCCTGAACGCGCACCTCCTGGGCGGGGCGTGGCTCACCGAGCAGGTGGGGAGCGTGGAGAGCCTGCGGGCGTATCCCGAGACGTAA